From Spirochaetota bacterium, a single genomic window includes:
- a CDS encoding DUF296 domain-containing protein has product MREFKTGRVFVGRLPHGADLLESITACCRARGIAMARIDAIGALSEAAVAYYEQNAKIYHELRFPGHCEILSLTGTVSIRDGAPACHAHVTLADDTGRSYGGHLVAGCRIFACELVVTELQGEPLVRGFDATTGLPLWSEE; this is encoded by the coding sequence ATGCGTGAATTCAAAACGGGACGCGTGTTCGTGGGCCGTCTGCCGCACGGCGCCGATCTGCTGGAAAGCATAACCGCCTGCTGCCGCGCACGGGGAATCGCCATGGCCCGGATCGACGCTATCGGCGCCCTCTCCGAAGCTGCCGTGGCCTACTATGAGCAGAACGCAAAAATCTATCATGAGCTCCGGTTCCCCGGGCATTGCGAAATCCTCTCCCTCACGGGAACCGTCTCCATCCGGGACGGCGCGCCCGCGTGCCACGCCCACGTGACACTGGCCGACGATACGGGCCGGTCCTATGGGGGCCACCTCGTCGCCGGGTGCCGCATCTTCGCCTGCGAGCTGGTGGTCACGGAGTTGCAGGGCGAGCCCCTCGTGCGGGGATTCGACGCGACGACGGGGCTCCCGCTATGGAGTGAGGAATGA